From Calditrichota bacterium, one genomic window encodes:
- a CDS encoding addiction module protein, with amino-acid sequence MDLLKKIEKEIEGLTNQERAFLADRLLGSLSENKQSEVDEAWVEEAERRYEDYKKGNRPGVEAKSVFHKANLLHK; translated from the coding sequence TTGGATTTGTTAAAAAAAATTGAAAAAGAGATTGAAGGTCTAACAAACCAGGAGCGGGCTTTTTTAGCTGACCGTTTGCTGGGTTCTCTTTCAGAAAACAAACAATCTGAAGTTGATGAAGCCTGGGTCGAAGAAGCAGAACGGCGTTACGAAGATTACAAAAAAGGTAACAGGCCTGGAGTTGAAGCTAAAAGTGTATTTCATAAGGCAAACCTTTTACATAAATGA
- a CDS encoding DUF302 domain-containing protein, whose translation MSYYFSKIINESFEDAISKVTDALQKEGFGVLTEIDVSATLKKKLDVDFKPYRILGACNPPFAYEALKNEDKIGVMLPCNIVVIQQENGVEVSAVDPMASMQAVQNEALGDVAGQVQEKLKSVIDSL comes from the coding sequence ATGAGTTATTATTTTTCAAAGATTATAAATGAGAGTTTTGAAGATGCAATTAGTAAAGTAACCGATGCTTTACAAAAAGAAGGTTTTGGCGTTTTAACAGAAATTGATGTATCGGCAACATTGAAGAAAAAACTGGATGTTGATTTTAAACCTTATAGAATTCTTGGGGCCTGTAATCCTCCTTTTGCTTATGAAGCACTAAAAAATGAAGATAAAATTGGTGTGATGCTGCCCTGCAACATAGTTGTGATCCAGCAGGAAAATGGTGTTGAAGTCTCTGCAGTAGATCCAATGGCCTCTATGCAGGCTGTACAAAATGAAGCTCTTGGAGATGTTGCCGGTCAGGTTCAGGAGAAACTAAAAAGTGTGATTGATAGTTTGTAA
- a CDS encoding ABC transporter permease subunit, whose translation MLLFLIVSFSFGQTSIKIGSKKFTESVILGDIANHIAKSNDLSAEHKAELGGTRVLWGALLKGEIDIYPEYSGTMSQEIFSNKKFADLSEMKNHMDSLGIKMVGPLGFNNTYALGLLKKTAEKFQLRKISDLSKYTQLSFGFTNEFMDRGDGWPALQTAYNLPHKNVKGLDHDLAYRALAAGTLDVMDLYSTDAEIKYYDLSILEDDYNHFPEYQAYFLIRKELVDSVPLFVKGLQKLVGKIDEAKMANMNARVKNDKIPSSRVAADFLNKELKLNTEVVEENLWDRLKKTTTEHLILVMISLTLAILISIPLGIIASKIEKGSSIILGIAGIIQTIPSLAILVFMIPLLGIGAKPAMMALFLYSLLPIIRNTYSGIKDIPTHISESAIALGLNRTDRLRFVELPLAARSILAGIKTAAVINIGTATLGALIGAGGYGQPILTGIRLDDTALILEGAIPAALLALLVQGAFDLLEKLLIRH comes from the coding sequence ATGTTATTATTTTTGATAGTATCATTTTCCTTTGGCCAAACTTCCATAAAAATCGGTTCTAAAAAATTTACAGAGTCGGTAATTTTGGGAGATATTGCCAACCACATCGCCAAATCAAATGATCTTTCTGCAGAGCATAAAGCTGAGTTGGGTGGAACGAGGGTGTTATGGGGTGCTTTGCTAAAAGGCGAAATTGATATTTACCCGGAATACAGCGGGACCATGAGCCAGGAAATATTTTCAAACAAAAAATTTGCCGATTTGTCTGAAATGAAAAACCACATGGATAGCCTTGGTATTAAAATGGTTGGCCCATTGGGATTTAATAATACTTATGCTTTGGGTTTACTTAAAAAGACAGCAGAAAAATTTCAATTGCGCAAAATCTCAGACTTGAGCAAATACACCCAGTTGAGTTTTGGATTTACTAATGAATTTATGGATCGTGGAGATGGCTGGCCTGCATTGCAAACTGCATACAATCTGCCACACAAAAATGTAAAAGGATTGGATCATGATTTGGCTTACAGGGCATTGGCCGCAGGCACATTGGATGTAATGGACTTGTATTCGACAGATGCCGAAATCAAATATTATGATCTGTCTATTCTGGAAGATGATTATAACCACTTTCCGGAGTATCAGGCCTATTTTTTGATTAGGAAAGAGTTAGTTGATAGCGTGCCGCTCTTTGTGAAAGGTTTGCAAAAATTAGTTGGCAAAATTGATGAAGCCAAAATGGCTAATATGAATGCCCGCGTTAAAAATGACAAAATTCCATCGTCCCGGGTAGCTGCAGATTTTCTCAACAAAGAACTCAAATTAAATACTGAGGTTGTTGAAGAAAACCTGTGGGATAGGTTGAAAAAAACTACAACTGAACATCTGATTCTTGTAATGATTTCACTTACTCTGGCCATACTTATTTCAATTCCTTTGGGGATAATTGCATCTAAAATTGAGAAGGGCAGCTCTATAATTTTAGGTATCGCCGGGATTATCCAAACTATTCCATCGCTTGCCATCCTTGTTTTTATGATTCCTCTTTTGGGCATTGGCGCTAAACCGGCAATGATGGCTCTGTTTCTGTATAGCCTGCTTCCAATAATCCGTAACACTTACAGCGGCATTAAAGATATTCCAACTCATATTTCGGAATCAGCAATTGCGTTGGGTTTAAATAGAACAGATCGTCTGCGTTTTGTAGAATTGCCTCTTGCGGCTCGTTCAATTTTAGCAGGTATAAAAACGGCAGCTGTTATAAATATCGGGACGGCCACACTTGGCGCACTTATTGGTGCCGGTGGCTATGGACAGCCAATTTTAACCGGTATCCGTCTTGATGACACAGCTTTAATTTTAGAAGGGGCTATTCCTGCTGCGTTGTTAGCATTGCTTGTACAAGGAGCCTTTGACTTGCTTGAGAAGTTGTTAATTCGGCATTAA
- a CDS encoding type II toxin-antitoxin system RelE/ParE family toxin: MKAIFDPEAQSEFLEAVRYYEDSKEGLGKRYRQSIENAVLRISSSPLLYRIIHPPFRRILLKKFPYAIIYTIEPDHIRIIAIAHTKRKPGYWLK, translated from the coding sequence ATGAAAGCCATTTTTGACCCTGAAGCGCAATCAGAATTTCTCGAAGCTGTCAGGTATTATGAGGATAGTAAAGAAGGCTTAGGAAAACGGTATCGTCAAAGTATTGAAAACGCAGTTTTACGCATATCAAGTTCTCCCCTCCTCTATAGAATTATCCACCCACCGTTTCGAAGGATTCTTCTAAAAAAGTTTCCATATGCTATTATTTATACAATCGAGCCAGACCATATCCGGATTATAGCAATTGCTCATACAAAACGGAAACCAGGATACTGGTTAAAATAA